One genomic region from Macrobrachium rosenbergii isolate ZJJX-2024 chromosome 1, ASM4041242v1, whole genome shotgun sequence encodes:
- the LOC136839431 gene encoding uncharacterized protein, with amino-acid sequence MHDIWSGDTALPKTQYAVSDSGWMTTKIFHTWFEGFTEKTKHIRPLLLLFDGHLTHISAPTIELAIKENISILKLPAHTTDVLQPLDVACFGLLKSYYEKALTEHVHQTAAVLSRLC; translated from the coding sequence ATGCATGATATTTGGAGCGGTGACACTGCACTACCTAAAACCCAGTATGCTGTCAGTGACTCTGGCTGGATGACAACTAAGATATTCCACACCTGGTTTGAAGGGTTCACAGAGAAGACAAAACATATTCGCCCATTACTGCTCTTGTTCGATGGTCATTTGACCCACATCTCTGCCCCAACTATTGAACTTGCAATAAAGGAGAACATTTCCATATTAAAGTTGCCTGCACATACTACTGATGTCCTTCAACCATTGGATGTAGCTTGTTTTGGACTTCTGAAGTCCTACTACGAAAAAGCTCTGACAGAACACGTGCACCAGACAGCCGCTGTGTTAAGCAGACTTTGTTAA